In Nocardioides marinus, one DNA window encodes the following:
- a CDS encoding HIRAN domain-containing protein: MNPKSRSAHKWGLHSFQLRGTSYHTAAVRAGRFTPGTAVRLVREPNNPHDPNAISVWAEGAKAKAGYVPGTRAKALARLLDGGADLVAVSVRGAGPGREGAVPQVLVCERELYEHLTR, from the coding sequence GTGAACCCGAAGAGCCGCTCGGCTCACAAGTGGGGCTTGCACTCCTTCCAGCTCCGGGGGACCAGCTACCACACTGCGGCGGTGAGAGCGGGGCGCTTCACCCCAGGAACAGCGGTCCGCCTCGTGCGCGAACCGAATAATCCTCACGACCCGAACGCGATCTCGGTGTGGGCGGAAGGCGCCAAGGCGAAAGCCGGATACGTCCCGGGAACGAGGGCGAAGGCGCTCGCGAGGCTGCTTGATGGTGGAGCGGACCTGGTTGCGGTGAGCGTGCGCGGGGCGGGCCCCGGAAGGGAGGGCGCCGTTCCTCAGGTCCTGGTGTGTGAGCGGGAACTGTACGAGCACCTCACCCGCTGA